A stretch of Phoenix dactylifera cultivar Barhee BC4 chromosome 16, palm_55x_up_171113_PBpolish2nd_filt_p, whole genome shotgun sequence DNA encodes these proteins:
- the LOC103709146 gene encoding protein misato homolog 1 isoform X1 produces the protein MREIVTIQVGNFANYIGSHFWNFQDELLGLVEEPHGDPIFKNSSLDMDVLYRAGETQQGLLTYSPRLISVGFQGSLGSLSSSGSLFDNISTYDPTDIVTWTGNVSRCAAEPHKKNLFLQSLCEEDQQKSALYANDPDKEKTSPQKQIQDKDLVECLESGVQFWTDFSKVQYHPRSLYELHGSWTDVQKLDNYGIGKDVLSEGLQIEEMNERLRFFVEECDHVQGIQFIVDDSGGFSSVAAEYLENIADEYTNTPVLLYAARDPGAYAFPVSQKESITRVLHDAVSFSRLSSFCKLMVPVGLPSLRSKLSSVLNVDDQKLFHSSAVYAASIHSISIPLRMELPGPTATSAYVSGAVDVGEIVHILAGQERQNMVTILDTAMPAPSLTDEHNQGSIHRNLHPLTPEVEEDDDDLHAVESLIIHGALHSGDHRASISQVKDAINASYLGGSQKPKLAYLSIALCPLPIPLPFPSIFGSCVGRHGELLGNQSEGAHSRGSLEIDSIPMAARLRSSKAVMPLIERRLGNLRKHGTARGAPGAELLRSWGFGKDEVEDMGEFLSRLLMSLNLQMTLEQSQSKSASEILAHLVILDSSGSEHCLQSWHSNQIYDLYCYVILINSFMVISLSFLLELGLWNHELKSIICLCTDAFKG, from the exons ATGAGGGAAATTGTGACAATCCAAGTTGGCAATTTTGCAAATTATATCGGTTCTCATTTTTGGAACTTCCAG GATGAGTTACTTGGATTGGTTGAGGAACCCCATGGAGATCCTATTTTCAAGAATTCATCCTTGGATATGGATGTGCTTTATCGTGCTGGTGAAACACAACAG GGTCTTCTTACATACAGCCCGCGTTTGATATCAGTTGGTTTTCAAG GATCTCTTGGTTCTCTAAGTTCATCAGGTTCGTTATTTGACAACATTTCAACATATGATCCCACAGATATTGTTACATG GACTGGCAATGTCTCCAGATGCGCAGCAGAACCTCAcaaaaagaatttatttttgCAAAGCTTATGTGAAGAAGACCAGCAGAAATCAGCTCTTTATGCAAATGATCCTGACAAAGAGAAGACCAGTCCTCAGAAACAAATTCAGGATAAGGATCTGGTTGAGTGCCTAGAAAGTGGGGTTCAATTTTGGACAGACTTTTCTAAAGTTCAGTATCATCCTAGGAGCCTCTATGAATTGCATGGTTCATGGACTGATGTCCAGAAACTTGACAACTATGGAATTGGAAAGGATGTTCTTTCAGAAGGGCTGCAAATAGAAGAGATGAATGAGAGGCTTCGATTCTTTGTTGAAGAATGTGACCATGTTCAG GGAATTCaattcattgttgatgattcaggAGGTTTTTCCAGTGTGGCTGCAGAATATTTGGAGAATATTGCAGATGAATATACAAATACACCAGTATTGCTTTATGCTGCAAGAGATCCTGGTGCTTATGCATTTCCTGTGAGCCAGAAGGAATCTATAACAAGAGTTCTTCATGATGCCGTCTCTTTTTCAAGGCTATCTTCCTTCTGTAAACTGATGGTACCAGTTGGATTGCCTTCTCTAAGAA GTAAACTATCCTCTGTACTTAATGTGGATGATCAGAAGCTTTTCCACAGCAGTGCTGTTTATGCTGCTTCCATACACTCAATAAGTATTCCCCTTCGGATGGAACTGCCTGGACCAACTGCAACCTCGGCATATGTTTCTGGTGCTGTTGATGTTGGTGAGATTGTACACATTTTAGCAGGTCAAGAAAGGCAAAACATGGTGACTATTCTGGACACGGCCATGCCAGCTCCATCTTTGACAG ATGAACACAACCAAGGATCCATACACAGGAACTTGCACCCTTTGACcccagaagttgaagaagatgatgatgatttgcATGCAGTAGAATCATTGATTATCCATGGAGCCCTTCATTCAG GTGATCATCGGGCTTCCATTTCACAAGTGAAGGATGCAATAAATGCTTCATACCTTGGTGGATCTCAAAAGCCAAAGTTAGCATATCTCTCGATAGCCCTTTGCCCACTTCCAATACCGCTGCCTTTTCCATCAATTTTTGGAAGCTGTGTCGGCCGGCATGGTGAGTTGTTGGGCAATCAAAGTGAAGGGGCTCACTCAAGAGGATCACTCGAAATTGATTCTATCCCAATGGCTGCAAGGCTACGGTCAAGTAAGGCTGTCATGCCTCTCATAGAGAGAAGGCTGGGGAACCTTCGCAAGCATGGGACAGCAAGAGGAGCTCCAGGTGCTGAGCTGCTTCGAAGTTGGGGCTTTGGAAAAGATGAGGTAGAAGACATGGGGGAGTTCTTGTCTAGATTGTTGATG AGTCTGAATTTACAAATGACATTGGAGCAAAGTCAGAGCAAGTCAGCATCGGAGATCCTAGCCCATCTGGTCATATTGGATTCCTCGGGATCAGAGCATTGTCTGCAGAGCTGGCACTCTAACCAAATATATGATTTATATTGTTATGTTATCCTGATTAATAGTTTTATGGTTATATCTTTGTCATTTTTGCTTGAACTGGGCTTGTGGAATCACGAGTTAAAGAGTATCATATGCTTGTGTACCGACGCATTCAAGGGCTGA
- the LOC103709146 gene encoding protein misato homolog 1 isoform X2, which translates to MMEGLLTYSPRLISVGFQGSLGSLSSSGSLFDNISTYDPTDIVTWTGNVSRCAAEPHKKNLFLQSLCEEDQQKSALYANDPDKEKTSPQKQIQDKDLVECLESGVQFWTDFSKVQYHPRSLYELHGSWTDVQKLDNYGIGKDVLSEGLQIEEMNERLRFFVEECDHVQGIQFIVDDSGGFSSVAAEYLENIADEYTNTPVLLYAARDPGAYAFPVSQKESITRVLHDAVSFSRLSSFCKLMVPVGLPSLRSKLSSVLNVDDQKLFHSSAVYAASIHSISIPLRMELPGPTATSAYVSGAVDVGEIVHILAGQERQNMVTILDTAMPAPSLTDEHNQGSIHRNLHPLTPEVEEDDDDLHAVESLIIHGALHSGDHRASISQVKDAINASYLGGSQKPKLAYLSIALCPLPIPLPFPSIFGSCVGRHGELLGNQSEGAHSRGSLEIDSIPMAARLRSSKAVMPLIERRLGNLRKHGTARGAPGAELLRSWGFGKDEVEDMGEFLSRLLMSLNLQMTLEQSQSKSASEILAHLVILDSSGSEHCLQSWHSNQIYDLYCYVILINSFMVISLSFLLELGLWNHELKSIICLCTDAFKG; encoded by the exons ATGATGGAG GGTCTTCTTACATACAGCCCGCGTTTGATATCAGTTGGTTTTCAAG GATCTCTTGGTTCTCTAAGTTCATCAGGTTCGTTATTTGACAACATTTCAACATATGATCCCACAGATATTGTTACATG GACTGGCAATGTCTCCAGATGCGCAGCAGAACCTCAcaaaaagaatttatttttgCAAAGCTTATGTGAAGAAGACCAGCAGAAATCAGCTCTTTATGCAAATGATCCTGACAAAGAGAAGACCAGTCCTCAGAAACAAATTCAGGATAAGGATCTGGTTGAGTGCCTAGAAAGTGGGGTTCAATTTTGGACAGACTTTTCTAAAGTTCAGTATCATCCTAGGAGCCTCTATGAATTGCATGGTTCATGGACTGATGTCCAGAAACTTGACAACTATGGAATTGGAAAGGATGTTCTTTCAGAAGGGCTGCAAATAGAAGAGATGAATGAGAGGCTTCGATTCTTTGTTGAAGAATGTGACCATGTTCAG GGAATTCaattcattgttgatgattcaggAGGTTTTTCCAGTGTGGCTGCAGAATATTTGGAGAATATTGCAGATGAATATACAAATACACCAGTATTGCTTTATGCTGCAAGAGATCCTGGTGCTTATGCATTTCCTGTGAGCCAGAAGGAATCTATAACAAGAGTTCTTCATGATGCCGTCTCTTTTTCAAGGCTATCTTCCTTCTGTAAACTGATGGTACCAGTTGGATTGCCTTCTCTAAGAA GTAAACTATCCTCTGTACTTAATGTGGATGATCAGAAGCTTTTCCACAGCAGTGCTGTTTATGCTGCTTCCATACACTCAATAAGTATTCCCCTTCGGATGGAACTGCCTGGACCAACTGCAACCTCGGCATATGTTTCTGGTGCTGTTGATGTTGGTGAGATTGTACACATTTTAGCAGGTCAAGAAAGGCAAAACATGGTGACTATTCTGGACACGGCCATGCCAGCTCCATCTTTGACAG ATGAACACAACCAAGGATCCATACACAGGAACTTGCACCCTTTGACcccagaagttgaagaagatgatgatgatttgcATGCAGTAGAATCATTGATTATCCATGGAGCCCTTCATTCAG GTGATCATCGGGCTTCCATTTCACAAGTGAAGGATGCAATAAATGCTTCATACCTTGGTGGATCTCAAAAGCCAAAGTTAGCATATCTCTCGATAGCCCTTTGCCCACTTCCAATACCGCTGCCTTTTCCATCAATTTTTGGAAGCTGTGTCGGCCGGCATGGTGAGTTGTTGGGCAATCAAAGTGAAGGGGCTCACTCAAGAGGATCACTCGAAATTGATTCTATCCCAATGGCTGCAAGGCTACGGTCAAGTAAGGCTGTCATGCCTCTCATAGAGAGAAGGCTGGGGAACCTTCGCAAGCATGGGACAGCAAGAGGAGCTCCAGGTGCTGAGCTGCTTCGAAGTTGGGGCTTTGGAAAAGATGAGGTAGAAGACATGGGGGAGTTCTTGTCTAGATTGTTGATG AGTCTGAATTTACAAATGACATTGGAGCAAAGTCAGAGCAAGTCAGCATCGGAGATCCTAGCCCATCTGGTCATATTGGATTCCTCGGGATCAGAGCATTGTCTGCAGAGCTGGCACTCTAACCAAATATATGATTTATATTGTTATGTTATCCTGATTAATAGTTTTATGGTTATATCTTTGTCATTTTTGCTTGAACTGGGCTTGTGGAATCACGAGTTAAAGAGTATCATATGCTTGTGTACCGACGCATTCAAGGGCTGA